In Bacillus sp. NP247, one DNA window encodes the following:
- a CDS encoding stage V sporulation protein D, whose product MRVSNVTVRKRLIFILISGILIFTIIDIRLGYVQFFLGNMLTDRAKDSWSRNITFEPERGKILDRNGVELATNKSAPTVFVVPRQIEKPAETAEKLAAVLGVEKDDIYTRITKKESIVRLDKGGRKISHDKAKEVRGLSLKGVYIAEDSIRYYPFGNFLSHVLGFAGSDNQGLMGLEKYYDKELNGDKGHVRFFADAKGQRMPNVGDDFKKPEAGLNLGLTIDSRITRIMEREMNIAESTYNPDGMIAIAMNPKNGEILGMSSRPSFDPADFQSVSPEVYNRNLPVWSTYEPGSTFKIITLAAALNENLVDLEKDTFYDDGAAEVGGARLRCWKAGGHGSQTFLEVVQNSCNPGFIELGDRLGKDRLFKYIRNFGFGQKTGIDLQGEGSGILFNLDKVGPVEQATTSFGQGVSVTPIQQVAAVAAAVNGGTLYQPYIAKEFIDPKNNQVVSKKTPVAKREVISKETSEKVRYALENVVAKGSGKGAYIDGYRVGGKTGTAQKVKDGKYLDNNYIVSFIGFAPADDPQIVVYVAVDNPKGVTQFGGVVAAPIVGNILRDALPVMGVEPRKEQVEKEYKWGDTPTVEVPNLIGMKKKDLQTQLVDLKLDISGDGGKVIKQSPEAGAKVKEGSKVRIYFGN is encoded by the coding sequence ATGCGTGTATCAAATGTAACAGTTAGGAAACGACTTATTTTTATACTTATATCGGGTATACTCATTTTCACCATCATCGATATTCGTCTTGGATATGTGCAATTTTTTCTTGGAAATATGTTAACAGATCGTGCGAAGGATTCATGGAGTCGTAATATTACTTTTGAACCAGAGCGAGGGAAGATTTTAGATCGAAATGGTGTGGAGCTTGCTACGAATAAAAGTGCACCGACCGTCTTTGTTGTGCCGAGGCAAATTGAAAAACCAGCAGAGACTGCAGAGAAGTTAGCTGCAGTATTAGGTGTGGAAAAAGATGATATTTATACGCGGATTACAAAAAAAGAGTCGATTGTAAGGCTTGATAAAGGCGGAAGGAAAATATCGCATGACAAAGCGAAAGAAGTACGCGGATTAAGTTTAAAGGGTGTGTATATCGCTGAGGATTCTATCCGGTACTATCCATTCGGTAATTTTTTATCACACGTATTAGGATTTGCGGGCAGTGATAATCAAGGGCTTATGGGACTAGAGAAATATTATGATAAAGAGTTAAATGGTGATAAAGGTCATGTGCGATTTTTTGCAGATGCGAAAGGACAGAGAATGCCTAACGTTGGAGATGATTTCAAAAAACCAGAAGCCGGCTTGAATTTAGGGTTAACAATTGATTCCCGCATTACGAGGATTATGGAAAGAGAAATGAATATTGCGGAATCGACGTATAATCCCGACGGTATGATAGCAATTGCAATGAATCCGAAAAATGGTGAAATTTTAGGTATGTCAAGTCGGCCAAGTTTTGATCCAGCAGATTTTCAAAGTGTTTCTCCCGAAGTATATAACAGAAACTTACCTGTATGGAGTACGTATGAGCCGGGGTCAACATTTAAGATTATTACATTAGCTGCAGCCTTGAATGAAAATTTGGTAGACTTAGAGAAAGATACGTTTTATGATGATGGAGCAGCTGAAGTTGGTGGAGCTAGATTGCGGTGTTGGAAAGCTGGAGGCCATGGTAGCCAAACGTTTTTAGAGGTAGTTCAAAACTCTTGTAACCCAGGATTTATTGAACTCGGTGATCGTCTTGGTAAAGATCGATTGTTTAAATACATTCGCAATTTCGGATTTGGACAGAAGACCGGAATTGACTTACAAGGTGAAGGTAGCGGGATTTTATTTAATTTAGATAAAGTTGGTCCAGTCGAGCAAGCGACGACTTCATTTGGGCAAGGTGTTTCTGTTACACCGATTCAACAAGTAGCAGCTGTAGCGGCCGCTGTAAATGGAGGAACTTTGTATCAGCCATATATAGCGAAGGAATTTATTGATCCGAAGAATAATCAAGTGGTCAGCAAAAAGACACCTGTTGCGAAAAGGGAAGTTATTTCCAAGGAAACTTCAGAGAAAGTTCGTTACGCATTAGAGAATGTTGTAGCGAAAGGTTCTGGTAAAGGAGCTTACATTGATGGATATCGTGTAGGTGGAAAAACTGGAACTGCTCAAAAGGTAAAAGACGGAAAATATTTAGATAATAACTACATTGTATCATTTATCGGTTTTGCTCCAGCCGACGATCCGCAAATTGTTGTTTATGTAGCAGTGGATAACCCAAAAGGAGTCACTCAATTTGGTGGAGTTGTAGCAGCACCTATTGTTGGGAATATTCTTCGTGACGCACTTCCTGTAATGGGAGTGGAACCAAGAAAAGAGCAAGTTGAGAAAGAATATAAATGGGGCGATACACCAACTGTGGAAGTTCCAAATTTAATTGGTATGAAAAAGAAAGATTTACAAACGCAACTTGTAGACTTGAAGCTTGATATAAGTGGTGATGGTGGGAAAGTAATTAAACAATCACCAGAAGCAGGAGCTAAAGTAAAAGAGGGTTCAAAAGTTAGAATTTACTTCGGGAATTAA